The following DNA comes from Cellulomonas soli.
CTGGTGCAGCTCGTCGAACAGGCCGAGCACGTCCGCGGTGGACGTCGAGTCGAGGTTGCCGGTCGGCTCGTCGGCCAGCAGCAAGGCCGGCTCCCCGACGAGGGCCCGGGCGACCGCGACGCGCTGCTGCTGACCGCCCGACAGCTCGCCCGGCTTGTTGGCGACCCGGTCGGCCAGCCCGACGCGTTCGAGCGCGGCCGCGGCCCGCTGCTTGCGCTCGGCGGCCGGCACGTTGCGGTACATGAGCGGCAGCTCGACGTTGCGCCACGAGGCCAGGGACGGCAGCAGGTGGAACTGCTGGAACACGAACCCGATGCGCCGGTTGCGGATCTGCGCCAGCTCGACCTCGTCGAGCTCGGACACGTCCTCGCCGGCCAGCCGGTACGAGCCGCGGGTGAGCACGTCGAGGC
Coding sequences within:
- a CDS encoding ABC transporter ATP-binding protein — its product is MADALLPPALASYAGTQVLDQRAPAGPDAPVIDLEGAGKTYRTGSIEFEALRGIDLRIEQGEYVAIMGPSGSGKSTLMNIIGCLDVLTRGSYRLAGEDVSELDEVELAQIRNRRIGFVFQQFHLLPSLASWRNVELPLMYRNVPAAERKQRAAAALERVGLADRVANKPGELSGGQQQRVAVARALVGEPALLLADEPTGNLDSTSTADVLGLFDELHQQGRTIVLITHELEVAQQAHRIVWVRDGLIQSDEVNAR